From a single Xyrauchen texanus isolate HMW12.3.18 chromosome 26, RBS_HiC_50CHRs, whole genome shotgun sequence genomic region:
- the LOC127620332 gene encoding stathmin domain-containing protein 1-like, with protein sequence MGCGSSKITVVEPVKPFNGNEAETMGFVAQEGSRGDSAISKITTDSGVSLDARELTVLPGTVPRLLPPLQAQSPGRAQQSQDRPESSEILEQLHIQGIIPAQQIQGCSGESYNIMMDDTGKPRSRPPARLESLKTRKEQEVTRKEDIEMKMKQVEERKKEREEDLKHRLRTKSARPRAVSAEQDLNPEELLHSKQLPVPTRTKELQTQINGESEG encoded by the exons ATGGGATGTGGGAGCTCCAAAATCACGGTGGTTGAACCCGTGAAACCTTTCAACGGAAATGAG GCCGAAACTATGGGGTTTGTTGCTCAGGAGGGATCCCGCGGAGACTCCGCTATATCCAAAATTACCACAGACAGCGGGGTCAGCCTAGATGCAAGGGAGCTGACAGTTCTGCCAGGAACTGTACCCAGACTGCTTCCACCACTGCAAG CCCAGAGTCCTGGACGGGCCCAACAGAGCCAAGACAGACCTGAGTCCAGTGAGATTCTGGAGCAGCTACATATCCAGGGAATTATTCCAGCTCAACAAATACAGGGATGCAGTGGAGAATCGTACAACATTATG ATGGATGACACTGGGAAGCCAAGGAGCAGACCACCCGCTCGACTTGAGTCACTCAAGACTCGCAAAGAACAAGAGGTCACCAGAAAGGAAGACATTGAGATGAAAATGAAACAAGTGGAGGAGAGGAAAAAG GAAAGAGAGGAGGACCTGAAACACAGATTGAGGACTAAGTCAGCACGGCCTCGTGCAGTGAGTGCAGAGCAGGATCTCAATCCTGAGGAACTGCTCCATTCCAAACAGCTTCCTGTCCCAACCAGAACCAAAGAGCTGCAGACACAAATCAATGGAGAATCTGAGGGCTAA